One Pelobates fuscus isolate aPelFus1 chromosome 8, aPelFus1.pri, whole genome shotgun sequence genomic window carries:
- the LOC134570923 gene encoding C3a anaphylatoxin chemotactic receptor-like produces MDSETNLTMDMNMVNKICLSLMDVLFDPASRDLVSSNDNPSAIKYSSFVLSIITCILGLVGNTVVIIVIGFVMKTFKSRIWFLNLAVADLMFLLVLPLNAVSVLRANWSYGNHICKMYNFLSIVNIYASIFLITALTIDRLLSVVKPIWHHMFYSPRVCYCVCAFIWVVTVLCSIPVILYSNEFEDDGSKICSLFPSDIHRLTILSQYTNDIVFPEYALKDIEETCFDYISDDNEFKEVLEIWTGIVSSTRSILIPLLIIGYCIPLCVILCSNVAIALKVKTSKHIRSSKLYGIVVAAIIAFFLTQTPLVIAQFFLLTAIQNINFSSIFKIVSLSPLLSSIAYLNCCLNPIIYVFLGSEVMAVFTNILNRVRQRFTTRSSSVPNTPIIIQLSPC; encoded by the exons atggattctGAAACAA ATCTTACAATGGACATGAATATGGTTAATAAGATATGTCTTTCCTTGATGGATGTATTATTTGACCCTGCGAGCAGAGATCTAGTTTCGAGCAATGACAACCCATCAGCAATCAAGTACTCCAGCTTTGTGTTATCGATAATCACCTGTATCTTGGGGTTGGTTGGCAACACAGTCGTTATCATTGTCATTGGATTCGTGATGAAGACATTTAAATCCAGAATCTGGTTCCTAAACTTGGCGGTGGCAGATTTGATGTTTCTCCTGGTTTTACCACTTAATGCTGTGTCTGTATTAAGAGCAAACTGGTCTTATGGAAATCATATCTGCAAAATGTACAATTTCCTTTCCATCGTCAATATTTATGCCAGTATATTCCTCATTACGGCTCTTACTATTGATCGTCTACTTTCAGTAGTGAAACCAATCTGGCATCACATGTTCTATTCTCCTCGTGTTTGTTACTGTGTCTGTGCATTTATTTGGGTGGTAACTGTACTCTGTAGTATCCCAGTGATATTATACAGCAATGAGTTTGAGGATGATGGAAGTAAAATTTGTAGTTTATTTCCTTCTGATATTCACAGGTTAACTATTTTAAGTCAATACACAAACGATATCGTATTTCCAGAATATGCTTTAAAAGACATAGAGGAAACATGTTTTGATTATATTAGTGATGATAATGAGTTTAAGGAAGTTCTAGAAATTTGGACTGGAATTGTCTCATCAACACGCAGCATTCTAATCCCTCTTCTAATAATTGGCTATTGTATTCCTTTGTGTGTTATACTATGTTCTAATGTAGCTATTGCTCTGAAAGTAAAAACATCTAAGCACATTAGATCATCCAAACTCTACGGAATTGTAGTTGCTGCGATCATAGCTTTTTTTCTCACACAGACCCCTCTTGTGATAGCccagttctttcttctaactgctattcaaaatATAAACTTTTCATCAATATTTAAGATAGTTTCGTTATCACCGCTTCTGTCCAGCATAGCTTACCTGAACTGCTGCCTAAACCCCATCATCTATGTGTTTCTCGGGAGTGAAGTAATGGCTGTGTTTACAAATATCCTCAACCGAGTACGACAGCGATTTACCACCCGTTCATCCTCTGTACCAAACACTCCCATAATAATACAACTATCACCATGTTAA